One Mycobacteroides salmoniphilum DNA segment encodes these proteins:
- a CDS encoding SDR family NAD(P)-dependent oxidoreductase has protein sequence MTRRWFITGGTPGGFGVAFAEAALETGDRVTLTSRRPQELATWAEQYGDRVLVVPLELTDAAQVQRAVHAAEERFGGIDVLVNNAGRGWYGSIEAMDESSLRAMFELNFFAVLSVTRAVLPAMRARGNGWIVNLSSVAGLVSAPGFGYYSATKFAIEAITDALRDEVAAQGISVLTVEPGAFRTNAYVGFANEPVAEPIPEYHHMLEQVRAVFVGMDGVQPGDPLRGARAVIAAMAQNPPPRRLVLGNSGYDAVIDTLQQTLADIRANETLSRSADFPA, from the coding sequence ATGACAAGGAGATGGTTCATCACCGGGGGCACGCCCGGCGGCTTCGGGGTGGCGTTCGCCGAGGCGGCGCTGGAGACCGGGGACCGCGTGACGCTCACCTCCCGGCGCCCGCAGGAGCTGGCGACGTGGGCCGAGCAGTACGGCGACCGCGTTCTAGTCGTGCCGCTGGAACTCACCGATGCTGCGCAGGTGCAGCGCGCGGTGCATGCCGCCGAGGAGCGCTTCGGCGGCATCGACGTGCTCGTCAACAACGCCGGCCGCGGTTGGTACGGATCAATCGAAGCGATGGACGAGTCCTCGTTGCGGGCAATGTTCGAACTGAACTTCTTCGCCGTGCTGTCGGTGACACGTGCAGTGCTGCCCGCGATGCGCGCCCGCGGCAACGGGTGGATCGTCAACCTGTCCTCGGTGGCCGGGCTTGTATCCGCACCCGGATTTGGCTACTACAGTGCGACGAAGTTCGCCATCGAAGCCATCACCGATGCGCTGCGTGATGAGGTCGCCGCGCAGGGCATCTCCGTCTTGACAGTCGAACCGGGGGCGTTCCGCACGAACGCTTACGTCGGCTTCGCCAACGAGCCTGTCGCGGAGCCGATCCCGGAATATCACCACATGCTGGAGCAGGTCCGAGCCGTCTTCGTCGGGATGGACGGTGTGCAGCCCGGCGATCCGCTCCGCGGTGCCCGTGCGGTGATCGCGGCGATGGCCCAGAACCCGCCGCCCCGCCGGCTGGTCCTAGGCAATAGCGGCTACGACGCCGTGATCGATACGCTGCAGCAGACGCTCGCCGACATCCGGGCGAACGAGACGCTTTCTCGCAGCGCGGATTTCCCTGCATAG
- a CDS encoding colicin E3/pyocin S6 family cytotoxin: MPSYDASSGQPPLDQNNGISIYNSAAPQPSQAAQPSQANQNGTYTRAANGEQQPIQHSPEQNTQPSNDWQNLSSQLNQQQNQPTQNDDNNSADNTDTNNNENPEDQKSDNDCASLAANIRDMAQKADQESWEKYTAELSFCLPSGHGTGIGPAYGPESNVEQSPDFLQATKAAAQLRRQEPMSPEECAKKMQEWNSTHPNGPVASCVPVPGTKMSPSESPVWKGFKPFRGKTKTNGESGKGKEYYEWDYTHGNIEVYNKNGIHKGVMDPTTGGMIGPAVPGRTIDVS; this comes from the coding sequence ATGCCCTCCTACGACGCCAGCAGCGGGCAGCCGCCATTGGATCAGAACAACGGCATCTCCATCTACAACAGCGCAGCACCCCAACCCAGCCAAGCCGCACAACCCAGCCAAGCCAACCAAAACGGGACCTATACCCGCGCCGCCAACGGAGAACAACAACCAATCCAACACAGTCCAGAACAAAACACACAACCCAGCAACGACTGGCAGAACCTCTCCAGCCAACTCAACCAACAACAAAACCAGCCAACACAAAACGATGACAACAACTCAGCCGACAACACAGATACCAACAACAACGAAAACCCTGAGGACCAGAAGTCGGATAACGACTGCGCCAGCCTGGCGGCCAACATTCGCGACATGGCACAAAAAGCAGACCAAGAATCCTGGGAAAAATACACGGCCGAATTGAGCTTCTGCCTGCCGTCAGGTCACGGGACGGGCATCGGCCCAGCATATGGGCCTGAGTCCAATGTGGAGCAAAGCCCGGACTTTTTGCAGGCCACGAAAGCCGCTGCGCAGCTTCGTCGTCAGGAACCTATGTCCCCAGAAGAATGCGCGAAGAAGATGCAGGAGTGGAACAGCACACACCCCAACGGGCCTGTCGCATCCTGCGTCCCGGTTCCAGGAACAAAGATGTCGCCGTCGGAATCGCCTGTATGGAAAGGATTCAAACCTTTCCGCGGAAAGACAAAAACGAACGGCGAATCGGGAAAAGGCAAAGAGTATTATGAGTGGGATTATACCCACGGCAACATCGAAGTATACAATAAGAACGGAATCCATAAAGGGGTCATGGACCCAACCACAGGCGGAATGATAGGGCCGGCGGTGCCCGGCCGGACCATCGATGTCTCGTAA
- a CDS encoding S9 family peptidase encodes MTTLLSDSDYARAEQMLFPHRARRVPGTVLTPQWFADGARFWYRIGTRYVAVDPGVKTRRAAFDHDALAAALSAAAGQAVTVADLPIQAVEIRADDTVLFSAFGRNWRWADNACTESDTTATIPGAIPSPDERWDAFGRDGNIWIRNRADDTEHALTDDAEPYFDYGGLPDTTGARALTRALGIPPPMILHWSPDSTRILVARIDQREVPELVLVESSPADGGRPVEHRTRYTMPGEDTVATMTWNVLDVGQRTVVRQQSEPTPIMHNVALVYAWWSGDDVYFLHQSRDARTLELRRLDPSTGAVATLITDTCQTRVDPTVVLGDPHMVHVLETGELLWWSQRDGWGHLYLYSVDGAQVTQITAGPWLVSGLLWVDERARQVYFAANGLVEADAYLRQLCRIELDGNGFSRLTDDELDHDAVSPPQGGYLVDRASSPSLPPRSVVLDGEGQVVVELETPDTEGLRILGWQPPERFRATAADGRIPIYGLLWRPHDLDPDRTYPIIEHIYPGPQLYRAGPMFNPPHYGEPEAFAALGFAVVAIDGRGSAGRSKAFHDHSYGDLGNAGALDDHIAAIRELGQRYPWLDTAQVGITGQSAGAFAAARAVLRYPDFYSVAVAVSGNHDNALNLAMWSEHYHGDLSAEGKAAISNTTLAANLKGKLLLIHGELDDNAHPYMTMRLADALIKADKDFDLIMIPGAEHSLYGWLHYSLRRTWDYFVRHLHGTEPPSYRLQPLLLPPLG; translated from the coding sequence GTGACGACATTGCTGAGCGATTCCGATTACGCGCGTGCCGAGCAGATGCTTTTCCCGCACCGGGCCCGGCGGGTGCCGGGCACGGTGCTGACACCGCAGTGGTTCGCCGACGGTGCCCGATTCTGGTACCGGATCGGAACCCGTTACGTCGCGGTCGATCCCGGCGTGAAGACTCGTCGTGCCGCCTTCGACCACGACGCGCTGGCCGCCGCACTGTCGGCGGCAGCCGGGCAGGCGGTAACCGTTGCCGATCTACCGATACAGGCCGTGGAAATTCGTGCCGACGACACGGTGCTGTTCAGCGCGTTCGGCCGGAATTGGCGATGGGCGGACAACGCCTGCACCGAATCTGACACCACCGCAACCATTCCGGGCGCGATCCCGTCGCCCGATGAGCGGTGGGATGCGTTCGGCCGCGATGGCAATATCTGGATCCGCAACCGGGCCGATGACACCGAACATGCCCTCACCGATGACGCCGAACCCTACTTCGATTACGGTGGCCTGCCGGACACCACCGGTGCACGCGCACTGACCCGTGCACTGGGCATACCGCCGCCGATGATTTTGCACTGGTCGCCCGATTCCACCCGAATCCTGGTCGCGCGCATCGATCAACGTGAGGTGCCCGAACTGGTGCTCGTCGAATCGAGCCCGGCCGATGGCGGCCGGCCCGTGGAACACCGCACCCGTTACACCATGCCCGGCGAGGACACCGTGGCAACGATGACCTGGAACGTGCTCGACGTCGGGCAACGCACGGTCGTACGGCAGCAGAGCGAGCCGACACCGATCATGCACAATGTCGCGCTCGTCTACGCCTGGTGGAGTGGTGACGACGTGTACTTCCTGCACCAGTCACGCGATGCACGCACCCTGGAATTGCGTCGCCTGGATCCGTCAACTGGTGCGGTCGCCACGCTGATCACCGACACGTGCCAGACCCGGGTCGACCCGACCGTGGTGCTCGGTGACCCGCACATGGTGCACGTGCTGGAAACCGGTGAGCTCCTGTGGTGGTCGCAGCGCGATGGTTGGGGCCACCTGTACCTCTATTCGGTCGACGGCGCCCAGGTCACCCAGATCACCGCCGGGCCGTGGCTGGTGAGCGGCCTGTTATGGGTCGACGAGAGGGCTCGGCAGGTGTACTTCGCGGCCAACGGTCTGGTGGAGGCCGACGCGTATCTGCGGCAGCTCTGCCGAATCGAGCTGGACGGCAACGGGTTTAGCCGACTCACAGATGACGAGCTGGATCATGATGCGGTCAGCCCGCCGCAGGGCGGCTACCTGGTGGACCGGGCCTCAAGCCCGAGCCTGCCGCCACGCTCGGTGGTACTCGACGGGGAGGGTCAGGTGGTGGTGGAGTTGGAGACGCCCGACACCGAAGGCCTGAGGATTCTGGGTTGGCAACCGCCAGAGCGGTTTCGGGCGACCGCCGCGGACGGCAGAATCCCCATCTACGGTCTGCTCTGGCGACCGCACGATCTGGACCCGGACCGCACGTACCCGATCATCGAACACATCTATCCGGGGCCGCAGCTCTACCGCGCCGGACCGATGTTCAACCCGCCGCACTATGGCGAACCGGAGGCCTTCGCCGCGCTCGGGTTCGCGGTGGTGGCCATCGACGGTCGCGGAAGCGCGGGGCGCAGCAAGGCATTTCATGACCACTCCTATGGAGATCTCGGCAACGCTGGCGCCCTGGACGACCACATCGCCGCAATCCGCGAACTCGGACAACGGTATCCGTGGCTGGACACCGCCCAAGTCGGGATTACCGGACAGTCCGCCGGTGCGTTCGCCGCGGCGCGTGCCGTGCTGCGATACCCGGACTTCTACTCGGTGGCCGTCGCGGTCTCGGGCAATCATGACAACGCCCTCAACCTGGCGATGTGGTCCGAGCACTACCACGGCGATCTGAGCGCCGAAGGCAAAGCGGCGATCTCGAACACCACGCTGGCCGCCAACCTGAAAGGCAAGCTGCTGCTCATCCACGGTGAACTCGACGACAACGCACACCCATACATGACGATGCGCCTGGCCGATGCACTCATCAAGGCGGACAAAGACTTCGACCTGATCATGATTCCTGGTGCCGAGCACTCGCTGTACGGTTGGCTGCACTATTCGCTACGTCGCACCTGGGATTACTTTGTGCGGCATCTACACGGCACCGAGCCGCCCAGCTACCGACTGCAGCCGCTGCTGCTACCTCCCCTCGGCTGA
- a CDS encoding DUF6980 family protein has translation MQEGHSCEGINNAVRMKEVPVNFLSKFREWGIAILDGGSASLTIAYCPFCGSKLPNSLRDVWFDRLQTLGLEPGDPAIPEAMRSDRWWREDRPESSL, from the coding sequence ATGCAAGAGGGGCATTCCTGTGAAGGCATCAACAACGCGGTTCGCATGAAAGAAGTTCCGGTTAATTTCCTCAGTAAGTTTCGAGAATGGGGAATAGCGATATTAGATGGCGGTTCAGCGTCATTGACTATTGCATACTGCCCATTCTGCGGATCGAAACTTCCAAACTCACTTCGAGATGTTTGGTTTGATCGACTGCAAACACTGGGACTAGAACCGGGAGATCCAGCCATTCCCGAAGCGATGAGATCGGACAGGTGGTGGCGCGAGGACCGCCCTGAGTCGTCGTTGTGA